In Amia ocellicauda isolate fAmiCal2 chromosome 7, fAmiCal2.hap1, whole genome shotgun sequence, one genomic interval encodes:
- the klhl30 gene encoding kelch-like protein 30, which yields MVRNVDDLDFCMSSHPQSILEGLRSLCSHPKLFDVTLSIGGREFPCHRSVLALCSLYFRSMFSGDFVESISARVELQDVDPDVLATLLDFAYTGKLTINQGNVEGLISTSSQLQFAAVRAVCSRYLQHQIDATNCLGILEFGETHGCPEVVAKARGFLLENFEAVAQGEEFQLLQLDRLMAFLSDDRLQTRDERSRVEAALSWVKCDEASRAQHLPKLMSLARLSLLPREYLTDTLLKDSLVMGSSSCREAIERIHREMESDPGVLMQSGSHSPQPNLQEVLFVIGGCSLDDSDDDDEEEEQQQPRPVHRNTAFYSTRTRQWNLLPDFPDYNKWGYSVVSLNNDVYITGGSRGSRTNTWSTTQTWRYITQEGKWVTVAPMLRPRTNHCSAVLNGEIYVIGGTTLDYVEVEHYDPYSDSWSLTGPTLKYVTNFTATACMGKLYVIGSCAVKYNVLTLQCYNPVIDGWSIIASPFIPKYLSSPRSVALDGLIYLIGDNTKKVYTYDSEANMWQKVQLLHTLHENGSMVVLGGQLYVTGGHWKGMDGEYRVEVEVYNCASNAWHIESLLPRLWSYSGSCSIFLDPSQWTEPFPLDET from the exons ATGGTGCGCAATGTGGACGACCTGGACTTCTGTATGTCATCTCACCCGCAGAGCATCCTGGAGGGGCTGCGCTCCCTGTGCTCACACCCCAAACTATTTGACGTGACCTTGAGCATAGGGGGGCGAGAGTTCCCCTGCCACCGCAGTGTCCTGGCCCTCTGCAGTCTGTACTTCCGCTCCATGTTCTCAGGGGACTTCGTGGAGAGCATCTCTGCTCGTGTGGAACTGCAGGACGTGGACCCCGATGTCCTGGCCACTCTATTGGACTTTGCCTACACTGGCAAACTCACTATCAACCAGGGTAACGTAGAGGGCCTGATTAGCACCTCCAGCCAGCTGCAGTTTGCGGCTGTGCGTGCCGTTTGCAGCCGCTACCTCCAGCACCAGATCGACGCCACCAACTGTCTGGGCATCCTGGAGTTCGGCGAGACACATGGCTGCCCAGAGGTGGTGGCGAAGGCCAGGGGCTTCCTCCTGGAGAACTTTGAGGCTGTGGCTCAGGGAGAGGAGTTCCAGCTACTACAACTAGATCGGCTGATGGCCTTCCTCTCTGATGACAGGCTCCAAACACGGGACGAGCGCAGCCGGGTGGAAGCGGCTCTCTCCTGGGTGAAGTGCGACGAGGCTTCCCGTGCCCAACACCTCCCTAAGCTGATGAGCCTGGCACGACTCTCTCTCCTGCCCCGGGAGTATCTCACTGACACCTTGCTTAAGGACAGCCTGGTCATGGGGTCTTCAAGCTGCAGGGAGGCTATAGAGAGGATCCACAGGGAA ATGGAGTCGGACCCAGGAGTGTTGATGCAGAGCGGCTCCCATAGTCCTCAGCCCAACCTACAGGAGGTGCTCTTTGTAATCGGAGGGTGCTCGCTGGACGACTCTGACGACGATGACGAGGAGgaagagcagcagcagccgaGGCCAGTTCACAGGAACACTGCCTTCTATTCCACAAGGACCA GACAGTGGAATCTCCTCCCAGATTTCCCAGACTACAATAAATGGGGCTATTCTGTAGTTTCCTTGAACAATGATGTGTACATCACAG GGGGCTCAAGAGGCTCACGCACCAACACCTGGTCAACCACCCAGACCTGGAGGTACATCACGCAAGAGGGGAAGTGGGTCACAGTTGCTCCCATGCTGAGGCCCAGAACCAATCACTGCTCGGCTGTGCTGAACGGGGAGATATACGTCATTGGAG GCACGACTCTGGATTACGTGGAGGTGGAGCACTACGACCCCTACAGTGACAGCTGGTCTCTCACTGGCCCCACCCTGAAATATGTCACCAACTTCACGGCGACCGCCTGCATGGGAAAACTGTACGTCATTGGTTCTTGTGCAGTCAAGTACAATGTTCTCACCTTGCAGTGTTACAACCCAGTAATAG ATGGCTGGAGTATCATTGCCTCTCCTTTCATCCCTAAGTACCTGTCATCCCCTCGCTCAGTCGCCCTGGATGGCCTTATCTATCTGATTGGGGACAACACCAAGAAGGTGTATACATATGACTCTGAGGCCAACATGTGGCAGAAG GTCCAGCTACTTCACACTCTCCATGAGAACGGGAGCATGGTGGTGCTGGGTGGACAGCTGTACGTGACGGGTGGGCACTGGAAGGGTATGGATGGGGAGTACCGAGTGGAGGTGGAGGTTTACAACTGTGCCTCCAATGCCTGGCACATAGAGAGTTTGTTGCCAAGACTTTGGTCTTACAGTGGCTCCTGCTCCATCTTTCTCGACCCCTCTCAGTGGACCGAGCCCTTCCCTCTTGATGAGACCTAG